Proteins encoded by one window of Musa acuminata AAA Group cultivar baxijiao chromosome BXJ2-9, Cavendish_Baxijiao_AAA, whole genome shotgun sequence:
- the LOC135622213 gene encoding inactive protein RESTRICTED TEV MOVEMENT 2-like — MEKSYEVFTPSFEWIRGKAADTLRVRLQGFEKNQIKVQADNEGGLRITGERPLGGNRWSKLWQDFAVPEGCSVEAMQAKFQEETLWVTLPKREAQKGKELLLNAVAAVLVFLGLALYHVREMWTKRSS, encoded by the exons ATGGAAAAGTCCTACGAAGTGTTCACTCCCTCTTTCGAATGGATTCGAGGAAAGGCCGCCGACACTCTCCGCGTTCGTCTCCAAG GATTCGAGAAGAATCAGATCAAGGTGCAAGCTGACAACGAGGGCGGCCTGAGGATCACCGGTGAACGACCACTAGGTGGGAATCGATGGAGCAAACTGTGGCAGGACTTCGCAGTGCCCGAGGGCTGCAGTGTCGAAGCCATGCAAGCTAAGTTCCAGGAGGAGACTCTCTGGGTTACCCTCCCAAAGCGCGAAGCGCAGAAGGGGAAGGAGTTGCTGTTGAATGCGGTTGCGGCCGTCTTGGTGTTTCTTGGTCTTGCGCTGTATCATGTGAGGGAGATGTGGACTAAGAGATCTAGCTAG